Proteins found in one Borreliella valaisiana VS116 genomic segment:
- a CDS encoding plasmid maintenance protein: MSISTNKKSPNCKNKHQHKLIVLISTLKYINSKYQKYTQSNILYYFNKNLKRNGQNPIKLKTLQKYLYKLEKELKVTSNYHKHLGVNCGTEIYYKLNFSKKECYQKINQYFKEKKHSRFKKRVDNHYLGKFPLRGSVNLEECLSNKNNNIEEERNKQIEKFQIINYYNKCKFLSKKSLSLLNLNLNQDTMIEIFKTIKKIEISLIKNKNNDLNQPLFENKQNKLKEILINIQKELEKKGYNYEQLKKNFQKIYENYKLKPHFIIENQKYRDLHNIKRKLEKIIEIKKENSKKNYEHIKINIFNILIERLKNTTEIEVLKPILKDYLNVKKKLEYNKVFDKYYYELLEIIENEKTSLKLKEFSKKVV, encoded by the coding sequence ATGTCAATATCAACCAATAAAAAAAGTCCAAATTGCAAAAACAAACACCAACACAAATTAATTGTTCTTATCTCAACACTAAAGTACATAAACAGTAAATATCAAAAATATACTCAAAGCAACATACTCTATTACTTCAATAAAAATCTAAAAAGAAATGGTCAAAATCCCATTAAGTTAAAGACACTGCAAAAATATCTTTACAAATTAGAAAAAGAATTAAAAGTCACATCTAACTACCACAAACACTTGGGAGTAAATTGTGGTACTGAAATTTACTATAAACTTAATTTTTCTAAAAAAGAGTGTTACCAAAAGATAAACCAATACTTTAAAGAAAAAAAACACTCAAGATTTAAAAAAAGGGTTGACAACCACTATTTAGGCAAATTCCCTTTAAGGGGGAGTGTAAATTTGGAGGAGTGTTTAAGTAATAAAAATAATAATATAGAAGAAGAAAGAAATAAACAGATAGAAAAGTTTCAAATAATAAACTATTATAATAAATGCAAATTTTTATCTAAAAAATCTCTCTCACTTTTGAATTTAAATTTAAATCAAGACACTATGATTGAAATATTCAAAACAATAAAAAAAATTGAAATCAGCCTAATAAAGAATAAAAACAATGATTTAAATCAACCGTTGTTTGAAAATAAGCAAAATAAATTGAAAGAAATACTTATAAATATTCAAAAAGAATTAGAAAAAAAAGGATATAATTATGAACAATTGAAAAAAAATTTTCAAAAAATATATGAAAATTACAAATTAAAACCCCATTTTATAATTGAAAATCAAAAATATAGAGACTTACACAACATAAAACGTAAGTTAGAAAAAATAATTGAAATAAAAAAAGAAAATTCAAAAAAAAATTACGAACATATAAAGATAAACATTTTTAATATTCTTATTGAGCGGCTAAAAAATACTACAGAAATTGAAGTTTTAAAACCAATTCTAAAAGACTATTTAAATGTCAAAAAGAAATTAGAATATAATAAAGTATTCGATAAATATTATTATGAATTATTAGAAATAATAGAAAATGAAAAAACTTCTTTAAAGTTAAAAGAATTTAGCAAAAAGGTTGTGTAA
- a CDS encoding DUF226 domain-containing protein has translation METADEPTKKVECQNKDRFIKIEKENGKAMYHTKIMMDLYKFGVYEKKHKFRMSLRALHNGERIVQETHLYSIKEEDKFIGIFYGFRKPIKKAFVKYEAKGIRKSYGFAMTYYMEVRFKAGSVFFYFKGLYRFLDKKRMNNHYNKILFSMFTDLEKQVYEFYGKKYPEQGPLTKWIIKNLK, from the coding sequence ATGGAAACCGCAGATGAACCTACAAAAAAAGTTGAATGCCAAAATAAAGATAGATTTATAAAAATTGAAAAAGAGAATGGCAAAGCAATGTACCATACAAAAATAATGATGGATTTATACAAATTTGGAGTTTATGAGAAAAAACATAAGTTTCGAATGTCATTAAGGGCCTTACATAATGGAGAAAGAATTGTTCAAGAAACCCACTTGTACTCTATAAAAGAAGAGGACAAGTTTATTGGAATTTTTTATGGATTTAGAAAACCAATTAAAAAAGCTTTTGTAAAGTATGAAGCAAAAGGAATTAGAAAATCTTATGGATTTGCAATGACATATTATATGGAAGTTAGATTTAAAGCAGGTAGTGTTTTTTTCTATTTCAAGGGATTATATCGCTTTCTAGACAAAAAGAGAATGAATAACCACTACAATAAAATATTATTTAGTATGTTTACAGATTTAGAAAAACAAGTATATGAATTTTATGGGAAAAAATATCCCGAACAAGGACCACTTACAAAATGGATAATAAAAAACTTAAAATAA
- the bdr gene encoding Bdr family repetitive protein, with product MVQDLSKRYYHNELTYRDLENLEKQFGINFDNLVSKIDSVKNELTTKIDNVEKSLNTKIDSLEQNLDKKISNLAQELKKDMQINNQLLSEKLKVSNRIITIAAIVVVLIAISIITTVVILLITRFFK from the coding sequence ATAGTACAAGATTTATCTAAAAGATATTATCACAATGAACTTACCTATAGAGATTTAGAAAATTTAGAAAAACAATTTGGGATAAATTTTGATAATCTTGTTTCTAAGATTGATTCTGTTAAAAATGAACTTACTACTAAGATAGATAATGTAGAGAAGAGTTTAAATACTAAAATAGATAGTTTAGAACAAAATCTTGACAAAAAGATATCTAATTTAGCACAAGAGCTTAAAAAAGATATGCAAATTAATAATCAATTATTATCAGAAAAACTAAAGGTGAGCAACAGAATAATAACTATTGCGGCAATAGTAGTAGTACTTATTGCTATATCTATTATAACAACTGTTGTTATATTACTAATTACTAGATTTTTCAAATAG
- the revA gene encoding fibronectin-binding protein RevA yields the protein MSNFKNDTDDEKFKEYKNKINKLKERLKYVSNAELKEKITKLQGLFQDKLAAKLAALKLAKQTIEGLLDEDNAKQTIWKEAKLVGVTIKFRGSNASGKGEQMSKEAVEQIDKIIKFLEESTN from the coding sequence TAAAAATGATACTGATGATGAAAAATTTAAAGAGTATAAAAATAAAATAAATAAATTGAAAGAAAGATTAAAATACGTAAGCAATGCAGAGCTTAAAGAAAAAATAACAAAGTTGCAAGGATTATTTCAAGATAAATTAGCAGCTAAATTGGCAGCTTTAAAATTAGCTAAACAAACAATTGAAGGGCTTTTAGATGAGGATAATGCAAAACAAACGATATGGAAAGAAGCAAAATTGGTTGGAGTAACTATAAAATTCAGAGGAAGCAATGCTTCTGGAAAAGGAGAACAAATGTCTAAAGAAGCTGTAGAACAGATAGATAAAATAATAAAGTTCCTAGAAGAGAGTACTAATTAA